A stretch of the Solanum dulcamara chromosome 6, daSolDulc1.2, whole genome shotgun sequence genome encodes the following:
- the LOC129891328 gene encoding tRNA-specific adenosine deaminase TAD2 isoform X5, giving the protein MTTSMASYAEETFEFMKLALEQANDALANLEVPVGCVVVEDGEVIASGRNRTTETRNATRHAEMEAIDFLVEQWQNNGLSPLEVSERFSKCILYVTCEPCIMCAAALSYLGIKEAYYGCANDKFGGCGSVLSLHSSSSELPASTKASQTSKAASIKVLMRVQMRNYYVANAICATGKKEQVQLLEG; this is encoded by the exons ATGACTACCTCG ATGGCGAGCTATGCGGAAGAGACATTTGAATTTATGAAACTTGCTTTAGAACAG GCAAATGATGCATTAGCCAATCTTGAAGTTCCAGTTGG CTGCGTCGTTGTTGAGGATGGGGAAGTCATTGCCTCAGGAAGAAATCGAACGACTGAAACAAGAAAT GCTACAAGACATGCAGAGATGGAAGCAATTGATTTTCTAGTTGAACAATGGCAGAATAATGGACTTTCACCTCTTGAAGTTTCTGAAAGATTCTCAAAGTGCATTCTGTATGTTACCTGTGAGCCATGTATAATGTGCGCAGCAGCCTTGTCATATCTTG GAATAAAGGAGGCATATTATGGATGTGCAAATGATAAATTTGGAGGTTGTGGATCGGTACTATCACTGCATTCCAGCAGCTCTGAGCTTCCAGCTAG CACCAAAGCCTCACAGACCTCTAAAGCAGCAAGTATAAAA GTGCTGATGAGAGTACAAATGAGGAACTACTATGTTGCGAATGCCATTTGCGCAACAGGCAAGAAAGAGCAAGTTCAGTTATTGGAAGGATAG
- the LOC129891330 gene encoding uncharacterized protein LOC129891330 — protein MVISPPVRPDRLLKYLKPYVLRMHFTNKYVNVQVVHTPTATVAASASTQEKGLRLAMVESKENTRDVAAAAKIGKLLGERLQAKGVPAISVFFKKEQRYHGKVKAVIDSVREAGIELV, from the coding sequence ATGGTGATTTCTCCACCAGTTAGGCCAGACAGACTGCTGAAGTATCTCAAACCTTACGTGTTAAGGATGCACTTCACAAACAAGTATGTAAATGTTCAAGTAGTTCACACACCAACAGCAACAGTGGCTGCTTCTGCAAGCACACAAGAGAAAGGCTTAAGGCTTGCCATGGTagaatcaaaagaaaatactaGAGATGTTGCTGCTGCAGCAAAAATAGGCAAGTTGTTGGGAGAGCGGTTGCAGGCTAAAGGAGTTCCTGCCATATCTGTTTTCTTTAAGAAAGAACAAAGATACCATGGAAAGGTCAAAGCAGTTATTGATTCGGTGAGAGAAGCAGGCATAGAATTGGTTTGA
- the LOC129891329 gene encoding 30S ribosomal protein S16-2, chloroplastic/mitochondrial, translating into MVVRLRLSRFGCKNKPFYRVMAADSRSPRDGKHLEVLGYYNPLPGQDGGKRMGLNFDRLKYWLSVGAQPSDPVQRLLFRAGVLPPPPMLAMGQKGGPRDTRLVDPMTGRIMTPESAKSAKPTVDSEVDEDKD; encoded by the exons ATGGTGGTAAGATTAAGGTTATCGAGGTTTGGATGCAAAAACAAACCCTTTTACAGAGTAATGGCGGCTGATAGCAGATCTCCAAGAGACGGCAAACACTTGGAAGTACTTGGTTACTACAATCCTCTACCAG GTCAAGATGGTGGTAAACGGATGGGTCTTAATTTTGATAGGTTGAA GTATTGGTTATCCGTTGGTGCACAGCCTTCAGACCCAGTTCAACGCCTTCTTTTCCGAGCGGGCGTATTACCTCCTCCACCTATGTTGGCAATGGGACAAAAAGGTGGTCCACGGGATACTCGATTAGTTGATCCTATGACTGGACGCATCATGACACCTGAAAGTGCAAAAAGTGCCAAACCAACAGTTGATTCTGAAGTTGACGAAGACAAAGATTAG
- the LOC129891328 gene encoding tRNA-specific adenosine deaminase TAD2 isoform X4 codes for MTTSMASYAEETFEFMKLALEQANDALANLEVPVGCVVVEDGEVIASGRNRTTETRNATRHAEMEAIDFLVEQWQNNGLSPLEVSERFSKCILYVTCEPCIMCAAALSYLGIKEAYYGCANDKFGGCGSVLSLHSSSSELPASELASSKKGFKCTGGIMASEAVALLRSFYEQGNPNAPKPHRPLKQQV; via the exons ATGACTACCTCG ATGGCGAGCTATGCGGAAGAGACATTTGAATTTATGAAACTTGCTTTAGAACAG GCAAATGATGCATTAGCCAATCTTGAAGTTCCAGTTGG CTGCGTCGTTGTTGAGGATGGGGAAGTCATTGCCTCAGGAAGAAATCGAACGACTGAAACAAGAAAT GCTACAAGACATGCAGAGATGGAAGCAATTGATTTTCTAGTTGAACAATGGCAGAATAATGGACTTTCACCTCTTGAAGTTTCTGAAAGATTCTCAAAGTGCATTCTGTATGTTACCTGTGAGCCATGTATAATGTGCGCAGCAGCCTTGTCATATCTTG GAATAAAGGAGGCATATTATGGATGTGCAAATGATAAATTTGGAGGTTGTGGATCGGTACTATCACTGCATTCCAGCAGCTCTGAGCTTCCAGCTAG TGAATTAGCCTCATCAAAAAAGGGTTTCAAATGCACTGGGGGAATAATGGCTTCTGAAGCTGTTGCTCTTCTTCGGAGCTTCTATGAGCAAGGAAATCCAAATG CACCAAAGCCTCACAGACCTCTAAAGCAGCAAGTATAA
- the LOC129891328 gene encoding tRNA-specific adenosine deaminase TAD2 isoform X2, whose translation MTTSMASYAEETFEFMKLALEQANDALANLEVPVGCVVVEDGEVIASGRNRTTETRNATRHAEMEAIDFLVEQWQNNGLSPLEVSERFSKCILYVTCEPCIMCAAALSYLGIKEAYYGCANDKFGGCGSVLSLHSSSSELPASTKASQTSKAASIKRNVTLKVICDYILELIWNTKNVTTPEFCGRKIRNKQRMACNTTVLYCDKGNSRRKLLYGAIISTYDERKEPRRVYKHQEG comes from the exons ATGACTACCTCG ATGGCGAGCTATGCGGAAGAGACATTTGAATTTATGAAACTTGCTTTAGAACAG GCAAATGATGCATTAGCCAATCTTGAAGTTCCAGTTGG CTGCGTCGTTGTTGAGGATGGGGAAGTCATTGCCTCAGGAAGAAATCGAACGACTGAAACAAGAAAT GCTACAAGACATGCAGAGATGGAAGCAATTGATTTTCTAGTTGAACAATGGCAGAATAATGGACTTTCACCTCTTGAAGTTTCTGAAAGATTCTCAAAGTGCATTCTGTATGTTACCTGTGAGCCATGTATAATGTGCGCAGCAGCCTTGTCATATCTTG GAATAAAGGAGGCATATTATGGATGTGCAAATGATAAATTTGGAGGTTGTGGATCGGTACTATCACTGCATTCCAGCAGCTCTGAGCTTCCAGCTAG CACCAAAGCCTCACAGACCTCTAAAGCAGCAAGTATAAAA AGAAACGTGACATTAAAGGTGATATGTGATTACATCCTAGAGCTTATATGGAATACGAAGAATGTAACCACACCAGAATTTTGTGGTAGAAAGATACGGAATAAACAAAGGATGGCATGCAATACAACAGTCTTATATTGTGATAAGGGAAACTCAAGAAGAAAACTATTATATGGTGCCATCATATCTACATACGATGAAAGAAAGGAACCCCGACGTGTATATAAACATCAAGAGGGATGA
- the LOC129891328 gene encoding tRNA-specific adenosine deaminase TAD2 isoform X3 yields the protein MTTSMASYAEETFEFMKLALEQANDALANLEVPVGCVVVEDGEVIASGRNRTTETRNATRHAEMEAIDFLVEQWQNNGLSPLEVSERFSKCILYVTCEPCIMCAAALSYLGIKEAYYGCANDKFGGCGSVLSLHSSSSELPASELASSKKGFKCTGGIMASEAVALLRSFYEQGNPNGADESTNEELLCCECHLRNRQERASSVIGRIESRKL from the exons ATGACTACCTCG ATGGCGAGCTATGCGGAAGAGACATTTGAATTTATGAAACTTGCTTTAGAACAG GCAAATGATGCATTAGCCAATCTTGAAGTTCCAGTTGG CTGCGTCGTTGTTGAGGATGGGGAAGTCATTGCCTCAGGAAGAAATCGAACGACTGAAACAAGAAAT GCTACAAGACATGCAGAGATGGAAGCAATTGATTTTCTAGTTGAACAATGGCAGAATAATGGACTTTCACCTCTTGAAGTTTCTGAAAGATTCTCAAAGTGCATTCTGTATGTTACCTGTGAGCCATGTATAATGTGCGCAGCAGCCTTGTCATATCTTG GAATAAAGGAGGCATATTATGGATGTGCAAATGATAAATTTGGAGGTTGTGGATCGGTACTATCACTGCATTCCAGCAGCTCTGAGCTTCCAGCTAG TGAATTAGCCTCATCAAAAAAGGGTTTCAAATGCACTGGGGGAATAATGGCTTCTGAAGCTGTTGCTCTTCTTCGGAGCTTCTATGAGCAAGGAAATCCAAATG GTGCTGATGAGAGTACAAATGAGGAACTACTATGTTGCGAATGCCATTTGCGCAACAGGCAAGAAAGAGCAAGTTCAGTTATTGGAAGGATAGAATCAAGAAAGCTTTAG
- the LOC129891328 gene encoding tRNA-specific adenosine deaminase TAD2 isoform X1 — protein sequence MTTSMASYAEETFEFMKLALEQANDALANLEVPVGCVVVEDGEVIASGRNRTTETRNATRHAEMEAIDFLVEQWQNNGLSPLEVSERFSKCILYVTCEPCIMCAAALSYLGIKEAYYGCANDKFGGCGSVLSLHSSSSELPASTKASQTSKAASIKGSSYHNISMLYCTPSFVRNVTLKVICDYILELIWNTKNVTTPEFCGRKIRNKQRMACNTTVLYCDKGNSRRKLLYGAIISTYDERKEPRRVYKHQEG from the exons ATGACTACCTCG ATGGCGAGCTATGCGGAAGAGACATTTGAATTTATGAAACTTGCTTTAGAACAG GCAAATGATGCATTAGCCAATCTTGAAGTTCCAGTTGG CTGCGTCGTTGTTGAGGATGGGGAAGTCATTGCCTCAGGAAGAAATCGAACGACTGAAACAAGAAAT GCTACAAGACATGCAGAGATGGAAGCAATTGATTTTCTAGTTGAACAATGGCAGAATAATGGACTTTCACCTCTTGAAGTTTCTGAAAGATTCTCAAAGTGCATTCTGTATGTTACCTGTGAGCCATGTATAATGTGCGCAGCAGCCTTGTCATATCTTG GAATAAAGGAGGCATATTATGGATGTGCAAATGATAAATTTGGAGGTTGTGGATCGGTACTATCACTGCATTCCAGCAGCTCTGAGCTTCCAGCTAG CACCAAAGCCTCACAGACCTCTAAAGCAGCAAGTATAAAA GGATCCTCTTATCACAACATAAGCATGTTGTATTGCACACCATCATTTGTG AGAAACGTGACATTAAAGGTGATATGTGATTACATCCTAGAGCTTATATGGAATACGAAGAATGTAACCACACCAGAATTTTGTGGTAGAAAGATACGGAATAAACAAAGGATGGCATGCAATACAACAGTCTTATATTGTGATAAGGGAAACTCAAGAAGAAAACTATTATATGGTGCCATCATATCTACATACGATGAAAGAAAGGAACCCCGACGTGTATATAAACATCAAGAGGGATGA